The proteins below are encoded in one region of Streptomyces roseirectus:
- a CDS encoding alpha/beta hydrolase: MRAAALHSAAGALLLTALVAAPAAGTPPTPPEGRARTSPEGRGTAVAAARAAAKGIEFGACPDAEDLPGAMKCGTVQVPLDYARPDGTLIPLTVSRVEATHRDPGNSKRRVPRQGSLVYNPGGPGGSGLYFPLIGLVPEWKRIAAAYDLVGYDPRGVGRSAPLSCQDPKHFVKAPSNSPSHPSESYKRERIAQARAYARGCAERSGSALRHYHSLNNARDLHVLRAALGEEKLTFMGASYGTYYGALYASLFPGHVRRMVFDSAVDPDPAHVWYRNNLAQSLAFESRWTDVREWIAQHDDVYGLGATPQAVLRSYERARAQLAAEPAGGVVGPSQLQRAFLQAAYYDDYWPHRARALSEYLKGRPQQLIGQAGPVREFAAEAENSHAVYTAVECNDAPWPTSWRTWDRDNTRIARVAPFETWDNAWTNLPCAFWPAPRRRPLDVRTAPGELPPTLILAAERDAATPYEGALELRRRLAGSVLVTERDAGSHGIGGASNACVNRHLEAYLLQGRLPGRHTACAPHPQPRPTDRVREAARRLR; the protein is encoded by the coding sequence GCCGCCGCGAAGGGCATCGAGTTCGGGGCCTGCCCGGACGCGGAAGACCTCCCCGGGGCCATGAAGTGCGGGACGGTCCAGGTGCCCCTGGACTACGCCCGCCCGGACGGCACCCTGATCCCCCTGACGGTCAGCAGGGTCGAGGCCACCCACCGCGACCCCGGCAACAGCAAGCGCCGCGTCCCCCGCCAGGGTTCCCTGGTCTACAACCCGGGCGGCCCCGGCGGCTCGGGCCTGTACTTCCCGCTGATCGGCCTGGTCCCGGAGTGGAAGCGGATCGCCGCCGCGTACGACCTGGTCGGCTACGACCCGCGCGGGGTGGGCCGTTCGGCGCCCCTGTCCTGCCAGGACCCCAAACACTTCGTGAAGGCCCCGTCGAACTCCCCCTCCCACCCCTCGGAGTCGTACAAGCGCGAACGGATCGCCCAGGCCCGCGCCTACGCGCGCGGGTGCGCCGAACGCTCCGGCAGCGCCCTGCGCCACTACCACTCCCTGAACAACGCCCGCGACCTGCACGTGCTGCGCGCGGCCCTGGGCGAGGAGAAGCTGACGTTCATGGGTGCCTCGTACGGCACCTACTACGGCGCCCTGTACGCGTCCCTGTTCCCCGGCCACGTGCGCCGCATGGTCTTCGACTCGGCCGTCGACCCCGATCCGGCGCACGTCTGGTACCGCAACAACCTCGCCCAGTCCCTGGCGTTCGAGAGCCGCTGGACGGACGTCCGCGAGTGGATCGCCCAGCACGACGACGTGTACGGCCTCGGCGCCACCCCGCAGGCCGTCCTGCGCAGCTACGAGCGCGCGCGGGCCCAGCTCGCGGCCGAACCGGCGGGCGGGGTCGTCGGCCCCTCCCAGTTGCAGCGGGCGTTCCTCCAGGCCGCGTACTACGACGACTACTGGCCGCATCGCGCGCGTGCGCTGTCGGAGTACCTGAAGGGCCGGCCGCAGCAGCTGATCGGACAGGCGGGCCCGGTGCGGGAGTTCGCGGCTGAGGCGGAGAACTCGCACGCCGTCTACACGGCCGTCGAGTGCAACGACGCGCCCTGGCCGACGAGTTGGCGGACCTGGGACCGGGACAACACGCGGATCGCGCGCGTGGCGCCGTTCGAGACGTGGGACAACGCGTGGACGAACCTGCCGTGCGCGTTCTGGCCGGCGCCGCGCCGGCGCCCCCTGGACGTGCGCACCGCGCCCGGCGAGCTGCCGCCGACGCTGATCCTGGCGGCCGAGCGGGACGCCGCGACGCCCTACGAGGGCGCGCTGGAGCTGCGCCGCAGGCTCGCCGGGTCGGTCCTGGTGACCGAGCGGGACGCGGGCAGCCACGGCATCGGCGGGGCGTCGAACGCGTGCGTCAACCGCCACCTGGAGGCGTACCTGCTCCAGGGCCGGCTGCCGGGCCGCCACACGGCGTGCGCCCCGCACCCGCAGCCGAGGCCGACGGACCGCGTACGGGAGGCGGCCCGCCGGCTGCGCTGA
- the hemQ gene encoding hydrogen peroxide-dependent heme synthase gives MSENAPTTEPGRIPNKGKLAKDLNEVIRYTLWSVFKLKDVLPEDRAGYADEVQELFDQLAAKDVTVRGTYDVSGLRADADLMIWWHAETSDQLQEAYNLFRRTKLGRALTPVWSNMALHRPAEFNRSHIPAFLADETPRDYVSVYPFVRSYEWYLLPDEDRRRMLADHGKMARGFPDVRANTVASFSLGDYEWILAFEADELYRIVDLMRHLRGSEARRHVREEVPFYTGRRKEIGELVAGLA, from the coding sequence ATGAGCGAGAACGCCCCCACCACCGAACCCGGCAGGATCCCCAACAAGGGCAAGCTGGCCAAGGACCTCAACGAGGTCATCCGCTACACCCTCTGGTCCGTCTTCAAGCTGAAGGACGTCCTCCCCGAGGACCGCGCGGGCTACGCCGACGAGGTCCAGGAGCTGTTCGACCAGCTCGCCGCCAAGGACGTCACCGTGCGCGGCACCTACGACGTGTCCGGGCTGCGCGCGGACGCCGACCTCATGATCTGGTGGCACGCGGAGACCAGCGACCAGCTCCAGGAGGCGTACAACCTCTTCCGCCGCACCAAGCTGGGCCGCGCCCTCACGCCGGTGTGGTCGAACATGGCGCTGCACCGCCCCGCCGAGTTCAACCGCTCGCACATCCCCGCGTTCCTGGCCGACGAGACGCCCCGCGACTACGTCAGCGTGTACCCCTTCGTGCGCTCCTACGAGTGGTACCTGCTGCCCGACGAGGACCGCCGCCGCATGCTCGCCGACCACGGCAAGATGGCCCGCGGGTTCCCGGACGTGCGCGCCAACACCGTCGCCTCGTTCTCCCTCGGCGACTACGAGTGGATCCTCGCCTTCGAGGCCGACGAGCTGTACCGCATCGTCGACCTCATGCGTCACCTGCGCGGCTCCGAGGCGCGCAGGCACGTGCGCGAGGAGGTCCCGTTCTACACGGGCCGCCGCAAGGAGATCGGCGAACTGGTCGCGGGCCTCGCGTAA
- the hemG gene encoding protoporphyrinogen oxidase translates to MSAAPTGGTGQVVVIGAGIAGLAAAHRLLERGARVTVLDAADRVGGKLLPGEIAGVRTDFGAESMLARRPEGVALAREAGLTDRLQPPATATASIWTRGALRPMPKGHVMGVPGAAEALAGVLSEEGLARIGRDADLPRTEVGDDVAVGEYVAARLGREVVDRLVEPMLGGVYAGDAYRISMRAAVPPLFQIAQAHTSLTEGVRELQARMAANQQTGPVFTGIEGGIGTLPLAVADTVRARGGEILTGTPARELRRDADGWRIVAGQPGEERELRADAVVVAVPAPVAAGLLAVEAPGAAAELRAIEYASMALVTLAYRRADADLLPDGSGFLVPPVDGHSIKASTFSSRKWAWVADQDPGVLVLRTSLGRHGETEILQRDDTALVDISRRDLREATGLDATPLETRVVRWTDGLPQYPVGHHARVARIREHVAKLPGLAVCGAQYDGVGIPACIASANAAVDQIGGDLSAVRELAANPVQSLHGGAGE, encoded by the coding sequence ATGAGCGCAGCACCTACGGGCGGTACAGGGCAGGTCGTCGTCATCGGGGCCGGGATCGCGGGACTCGCCGCGGCCCACCGCCTCCTGGAGCGCGGGGCGCGGGTCACCGTGCTCGACGCGGCGGACAGAGTCGGCGGCAAGCTGCTGCCGGGCGAGATCGCGGGCGTGCGCACCGACTTCGGCGCCGAGTCCATGCTCGCCCGCCGCCCCGAAGGCGTCGCCCTCGCGCGCGAGGCGGGCCTCACCGACCGCCTCCAGCCGCCCGCCACGGCCACCGCCTCGATCTGGACCCGGGGCGCCCTGCGCCCCATGCCCAAGGGGCACGTGATGGGCGTCCCCGGTGCCGCCGAGGCCCTGGCCGGTGTCCTCTCCGAGGAGGGCCTGGCCCGCATCGGCCGCGACGCCGACCTGCCGCGCACCGAGGTCGGCGACGACGTCGCCGTGGGCGAGTACGTCGCCGCGCGCCTCGGCCGCGAGGTCGTCGACCGCCTCGTCGAACCCATGCTCGGCGGCGTCTACGCGGGCGACGCGTACCGCATCTCCATGCGGGCGGCCGTCCCCCCGCTGTTCCAGATCGCCCAGGCCCACACCTCGCTCACCGAGGGCGTCCGCGAACTCCAGGCCAGGATGGCGGCCAACCAGCAGACCGGGCCCGTTTTCACCGGCATCGAGGGCGGCATCGGCACCCTGCCCCTCGCGGTCGCCGACACCGTCCGCGCGCGCGGCGGCGAGATCCTGACCGGCACGCCCGCGCGGGAACTGCGCCGGGACGCGGACGGCTGGCGGATCGTCGCCGGGCAACCGGGCGAGGAGCGGGAGCTGCGCGCGGACGCCGTCGTCGTCGCCGTCCCCGCGCCCGTCGCCGCCGGGCTGCTCGCCGTCGAGGCGCCGGGGGCCGCCGCCGAACTGCGGGCGATCGAGTACGCGTCCATGGCCCTGGTCACCCTCGCCTACCGACGCGCGGACGCCGACCTCCTCCCCGACGGCAGCGGGTTCCTCGTCCCGCCGGTCGACGGGCACTCCATCAAGGCGTCCACGTTCTCCTCGCGCAAATGGGCCTGGGTCGCCGACCAGGACCCCGGCGTCCTGGTCCTGCGCACCTCGCTCGGCCGCCACGGCGAGACCGAGATCCTCCAGCGCGACGACACCGCCCTCGTCGACATCTCCCGCCGCGACCTGCGCGAGGCCACCGGGCTCGACGCGACGCCCCTGGAGACCCGCGTCGTCCGCTGGACCGACGGCCTGCCCCAGTACCCCGTCGGCCACCACGCGCGCGTGGCCCGCATCCGCGAACACGTCGCCAAGCTCCCCGGCCTCGCGGTCTGCGGCGCCCAGTACGACGGCGTCGGCATCCCCGCGTGCATCGCGAGCGCCAACGCGGCCGTCGACCAGATCGGCGGCGATCTCAGCGCCGTGCGCGAGCTGGCCGCCAACCCGGTGCAGAGCCTCCACGGCGGGGCGGGAGAATGA
- a CDS encoding DUF4349 domain-containing protein, whose translation MAARRSAHTLAAFLAAAALTLAGCSADSDGGSSAGQDKAAVKEDSARAGADEGESLTEEDASAADEGKPGAKASAAPVVSPSHIIRTASLTVQVEDVTKSLAAARAAAENAGGYVGDETTTRDEDDAEHTEVVLRVPVERYDSVLAALQGAGKLLERSSKAEDVTDQVVDVASRVQSQRASVARVRELMDRATSLSDIVSLEGELSRRQADLESLLARQASLKDRTSLATITLSLTRTPPKESTGGDDDPGVLDALSGGWDAFVTGLRWVAVALAATLPFLVVAALLFALWRRLARRVLPAPASTPAAALPAHPEGGEEPRP comes from the coding sequence ATGGCCGCACGCAGATCCGCACACACCCTGGCCGCGTTCCTGGCCGCCGCCGCCCTCACGCTCGCCGGTTGCAGCGCCGACAGCGACGGCGGGTCCTCGGCCGGCCAGGACAAGGCCGCCGTCAAGGAGGACTCAGCGCGCGCGGGCGCCGACGAAGGCGAATCGCTCACCGAGGAGGACGCCTCGGCGGCCGACGAGGGCAAGCCGGGCGCCAAGGCGTCCGCCGCGCCGGTGGTCTCCCCGAGCCACATCATCCGCACGGCGTCCCTGACCGTGCAGGTCGAGGACGTCACCAAGTCCCTGGCCGCCGCCCGCGCGGCCGCCGAGAACGCGGGCGGCTACGTCGGCGACGAGACCACCACGCGCGACGAGGACGACGCCGAGCACACGGAGGTCGTCCTGCGCGTGCCCGTCGAGCGCTACGACTCCGTCCTGGCGGCCCTCCAGGGCGCGGGCAAGCTCCTGGAGCGGTCGTCGAAGGCCGAGGACGTCACCGACCAGGTCGTGGACGTCGCGAGCCGGGTCCAGTCGCAGCGGGCGAGTGTCGCGCGCGTGCGGGAGCTGATGGACCGGGCGACGTCCCTGAGCGACATCGTCAGCCTGGAGGGCGAGCTGAGCCGCCGTCAGGCCGACCTGGAGTCGCTGCTGGCCCGGCAGGCGTCCCTGAAGGACCGCACGAGCCTCGCGACGATCACGCTGTCGCTGACGCGGACGCCGCCCAAGGAGTCGACGGGCGGCGACGACGATCCGGGTGTCCTGGACGCGCTCTCCGGGGGCTGGGACGCGTTCGTGACGGGGCTGCGCTGGGTCGCGGTCGCCCTCGCGGCGACGCTCCCGTTCCTGGTGGTGGCCGCGCTCCTGTTCGCGCTGTGGCGGCGGCTGGCCCGCCGTGTGCTCCCGGCGCCCGCGAGTACGCCCGCCGCCGCGCTGCCGGCGCATCCGGAGGGCGGTGAGGAGCCGCGGCCGTAG
- a CDS encoding FAD-dependent oxidoreductase codes for MSNSARHRLVVIGGDAAGMSAASQARRAKSPDDLEIVAFERGSFTSYSACGIPYWVGGDVTDRDDLIARTPEEHRARGIDLRLRTEVTEIDVPGRRVRARDAGSGVESWTGFDQLVVATGARPVRPDIPGIGARGVHGVQTLDDGQALIDTLARARGRRAVVVGAGYIGVEMAEALVHRGFEVTLVNRGGEPMSTLDPDMGRLVRRAMEGLGITMVNGAEVTALRTDADGHVRAVVAGGAEFPADVVVLGIGVRPETSLARAAGLPLGEHGGLLTDEHMRVRGHEGIWAGGDCVEVLDLVSGRARYVPLGTHANKHGQIIGTNATGGDAVFPGVVGTAVSKVCGLEIARTGLREKDAVRAGLAFESVTIESTSRAGYYPGAAPLTVKMLAERLSGRLLGVQIVGGEGAAKRVDIAAVALTAGMTVCRMTTLDLGYAPPFSPVWDPVLVAARKAAQKVAA; via the coding sequence ATGAGCAACAGTGCGCGGCACCGGCTGGTCGTGATCGGCGGTGACGCCGCGGGCATGTCCGCGGCGTCCCAGGCCCGGCGGGCGAAGTCCCCGGACGACCTGGAGATCGTCGCCTTCGAGCGGGGTTCGTTCACCTCGTACTCGGCGTGCGGCATCCCCTACTGGGTGGGCGGCGACGTCACCGACCGGGACGACCTGATCGCCCGTACCCCCGAGGAGCACCGCGCGCGGGGCATCGACCTGCGCCTGCGTACGGAGGTCACCGAGATCGACGTGCCCGGTCGGCGCGTGCGCGCGCGGGACGCCGGTTCCGGGGTGGAGTCGTGGACGGGGTTCGACCAGCTCGTCGTCGCGACGGGGGCGCGCCCGGTGCGGCCGGACATTCCGGGGATCGGCGCGCGCGGGGTGCACGGCGTGCAGACGCTGGACGACGGGCAGGCGCTGATCGACACGCTGGCCCGCGCGCGGGGGCGCCGGGCGGTGGTCGTCGGGGCCGGGTACATCGGCGTCGAGATGGCGGAGGCGCTGGTCCACCGGGGTTTCGAGGTGACGCTCGTGAACCGGGGCGGCGAGCCGATGTCGACGCTGGACCCGGACATGGGCCGGCTGGTGCGCCGGGCGATGGAAGGGCTCGGGATCACCATGGTGAACGGCGCGGAGGTGACGGCGCTGCGCACGGACGCGGACGGGCACGTGCGCGCGGTGGTAGCGGGCGGCGCCGAGTTCCCGGCGGACGTGGTGGTCCTGGGGATCGGGGTGCGTCCCGAGACGTCCCTCGCGCGGGCGGCGGGGCTGCCGCTCGGGGAGCACGGCGGGCTGCTGACCGACGAGCACATGCGCGTGCGGGGGCACGAGGGCATTTGGGCGGGCGGCGACTGCGTGGAGGTTCTGGACCTCGTCTCGGGCCGCGCGCGGTACGTGCCGTTGGGCACGCACGCCAACAAGCACGGGCAGATCATCGGGACGAACGCGACCGGTGGCGACGCGGTGTTCCCGGGGGTCGTCGGGACGGCCGTCAGCAAGGTGTGCGGTCTGGAGATCGCCCGCACGGGGCTGCGGGAGAAGGACGCCGTGCGCGCGGGGCTGGCGTTCGAGAGCGTCACGATCGAGTCGACGTCCCGGGCGGGTTACTACCCCGGGGCGGCGCCCCTCACGGTGAAGATGCTCGCCGAGCGGCTGAGCGGCCGTCTGCTGGGCGTTCAGATCGTCGGCGGAGAGGGAGCCGCCAAGCGGGTCGACATCGCCGCTGTGGCCCTCACAGCGGGCATGACGGTGTGCCGGATGACGACCCTGGACCTGGGCTACGCGCCGCCGTTCAGCCCGGTGTGGGACCCGGTGCTGGTGGCGGCGCGCAAAGCGGCCCAGAAGGTGGCGGCTTAG
- a CDS encoding rhomboid family intramembrane serine protease, giving the protein MVIPVHDVNPARRTPVVTYALIAANVLVFLWMPGLAGSVRGDSTIAQTCHLHAFLEQWAAVPRELIHGRLPQIVATGELETDGQRVGCALGPPDYDKSPVLSVFTAMFLHGGWLHLLGNMLFLLIFGNNIEDRMGHVRFALFYVTCGYAASYGFAVLNADSTDPLIGASGAIAGVLGAYLVLYPRVRVWVLVPFLVFLPLRLPAWLVLGFWFGLQAFYSAGEGVSSAGTVAYEAHVVGFVAGMLLAWPLKRNTIPPPEPRGLLFGRRARTRHSW; this is encoded by the coding sequence GTGGTCATCCCCGTCCATGACGTGAACCCCGCACGGCGCACCCCTGTGGTGACGTACGCGCTGATCGCGGCGAACGTGCTCGTCTTCCTGTGGATGCCGGGTCTCGCCGGCAGTGTGAGAGGCGACAGCACGATCGCCCAGACGTGCCATCTGCACGCCTTCCTGGAGCAGTGGGCGGCCGTGCCGCGCGAGCTGATCCACGGCCGGCTCCCGCAGATCGTGGCGACCGGCGAGCTCGAGACGGACGGCCAGCGGGTGGGCTGCGCGCTGGGCCCGCCGGACTACGACAAGTCGCCCGTGCTGAGCGTGTTCACGGCGATGTTCCTGCACGGCGGCTGGCTGCACCTGCTGGGCAACATGCTGTTCCTGCTGATCTTCGGCAACAACATCGAGGACCGCATGGGGCACGTGCGGTTCGCGCTGTTCTACGTCACCTGCGGGTACGCGGCGTCCTACGGGTTCGCCGTCCTGAACGCCGACTCGACGGACCCGCTGATCGGGGCGTCCGGGGCGATCGCGGGGGTCCTGGGCGCCTATCTGGTGCTGTATCCGAGGGTGCGCGTGTGGGTGCTGGTGCCGTTCCTGGTGTTCCTGCCGCTGCGCCTGCCCGCGTGGCTGGTGCTGGGCTTCTGGTTCGGGCTCCAGGCGTTCTACTCGGCCGGCGAGGGCGTGTCGTCGGCCGGGACGGTGGCCTACGAGGCGCACGTCGTCGGGTTCGTGGCCGGCATGCTGCTGGCCTGGCCGCTCAAGCGGAACACGATCCCGCCGCCGGAGCCGCGCGGCCTGCTGTTCGGCAGGCGGGCGCGGACCCGGCACTCCTGGTGA
- the hemE gene encoding uroporphyrinogen decarboxylase produces the protein MSANESPAGRPPTATYDSPFLKACRREPVPHTPVWFMRQAGRSLPEYHKVRAGIPMLESCTRPELVAEITLQPVRRHHVDAAIYYSDIVVPLKAIGVDLDIKPGVGPVVEKPIRTRADLAQLRDLTPEDISYVTEAVGLLTAELGATPLIGFAGAPFTLASYLVEGGPSRTYENAKAMMYGDPELWADLLDRLADITAAFLKVQIEAGASAVQLFDSWAGALSPADYRRSVMSASAKVFDAVAGYGVPRIHFGVGTGELLGLMGEAGADVVGVDWRVPLDEAARRIGPGKALQGNFDPTVLFAGTEVVETKAREVLDAAAGLEGHVFNLGHGVMPKTDPDALTRLAEYVHTRTAR, from the coding sequence GTGAGTGCGAACGAGAGCCCCGCGGGCCGCCCGCCGACAGCGACGTACGACAGCCCCTTCCTGAAGGCGTGCCGGCGCGAACCCGTGCCCCACACCCCGGTGTGGTTCATGCGACAGGCCGGCCGGTCGCTCCCCGAGTACCACAAGGTGCGCGCGGGCATCCCGATGCTGGAGTCCTGCACCCGCCCCGAACTGGTCGCGGAGATCACCCTCCAGCCGGTCCGCCGGCACCACGTGGACGCGGCGATCTACTACAGCGACATCGTCGTCCCCCTCAAGGCCATCGGCGTCGACCTCGACATCAAGCCCGGCGTCGGCCCCGTCGTCGAGAAGCCGATCCGCACCCGCGCCGACCTCGCGCAACTGCGCGACCTCACCCCCGAGGACATCTCCTACGTCACCGAGGCCGTCGGCCTGCTCACCGCCGAACTCGGCGCGACCCCCCTGATCGGCTTCGCGGGCGCGCCCTTCACGCTCGCCAGCTACCTCGTCGAGGGCGGCCCCTCGCGCACGTACGAGAACGCCAAGGCGATGATGTACGGCGACCCGGAGCTGTGGGCCGACCTGCTGGACCGGCTCGCGGACATCACGGCCGCGTTCCTCAAGGTGCAGATCGAGGCGGGCGCCTCCGCCGTGCAGCTCTTCGACTCCTGGGCCGGCGCGCTCTCCCCGGCCGACTACCGGCGCTCGGTCATGTCGGCCTCGGCGAAGGTCTTCGACGCGGTCGCCGGGTACGGCGTCCCGCGCATCCACTTCGGCGTCGGCACCGGCGAACTCCTCGGCCTCATGGGCGAGGCCGGGGCGGACGTGGTGGGTGTCGACTGGCGCGTCCCGCTCGACGAGGCCGCCCGCCGGATCGGCCCCGGCAAGGCGCTCCAGGGCAACTTCGACCCGACGGTCCTGTTCGCGGGCACCGAGGTCGTCGAGACCAAGGCACGCGAAGTCCTCGACGCGGCGGCGGGCCTGGAGGGGCACGTCTTCAACCTCGGGCACGGCGTGATGCCGAAGACCGACCCGGACGCGCTCACGCGGCTCGCGGAGTACGTCCACACGCGGACCGCCCGCTGA
- a CDS encoding DUF3000 domain-containing protein, with product MAAAQGRLADGAGMDDANGGGREAPAAFLAAVEALRAARVRPQIEVEPTPAPQRLAPYAYALEATVVDGDQDLADGRLILLHDPEGHDAWRGAFRLVTLVRAELEPEMAVDPLLPDVCWSWLTGALQARGLTYGEASGTVTRAGSHYFGGLSERPATSQIEIRASWTPRTGLGGVPDAAAHLASWCDLLAQVAGLPPAGPGDASVVTLPQRRGPESH from the coding sequence ATGGCTGCGGCTCAGGGACGACTGGCGGACGGCGCGGGGATGGACGACGCGAACGGGGGTGGGCGGGAGGCTCCAGCGGCCTTTCTGGCCGCCGTGGAGGCACTGCGGGCGGCGCGGGTGCGCCCCCAGATCGAGGTGGAGCCGACTCCGGCGCCGCAGCGGCTCGCGCCGTACGCGTACGCGCTGGAGGCGACCGTCGTGGACGGCGACCAGGATCTCGCGGACGGGCGGCTGATCCTGCTGCACGATCCCGAGGGGCACGACGCGTGGCGCGGGGCGTTCCGGCTGGTGACGCTGGTGCGGGCGGAGCTGGAGCCGGAGATGGCGGTGGATCCGCTGCTGCCGGACGTGTGCTGGTCGTGGCTGACGGGTGCGCTGCAGGCGCGCGGGCTGACGTACGGCGAGGCGAGCGGGACGGTCACGCGCGCGGGGTCGCACTACTTCGGCGGGCTGTCGGAGCGTCCGGCGACGTCGCAGATCGAGATCCGGGCGTCCTGGACGCCGCGTACGGGGCTCGGCGGGGTGCCGGACGCGGCGGCGCACCTGGCGTCCTGGTGCGACCTTCTCGCGCAGGTGGCGGGGCTTCCGCCGGCCGGTCCGGGGGACGCCTCCGTCGTCACGCTGCCCCAGCGTCGGGGACCGGAGTCACACTGA
- a CDS encoding response regulator transcription factor, translated as MSVLLEQPASLVAYRPNKPTAMVVVADPRVRSTVTRHLWALGVRDVIEASSIAEARPRIGNPRDICVADVHLPDGSGLTLLSETRAAGWPNGLALSAADDIGAVRNALAGGVKGYVVTGTRAGVGLPGRPGAAPIGAAAARLHRRPPGAPSHPGGYRELSGREVEVLRLVAEGQSNKAIGVSMGLSALTVKSHLARIARKLGTGDRAGMVAVALRTGIIH; from the coding sequence GTGTCCGTTCTCCTTGAGCAACCCGCAAGCCTGGTCGCCTACCGCCCGAACAAGCCCACCGCGATGGTCGTCGTGGCCGACCCGCGCGTCCGCTCCACCGTCACCCGTCACCTCTGGGCGCTCGGTGTCCGCGACGTGATCGAAGCCTCGTCCATCGCGGAGGCTCGTCCCCGCATCGGCAACCCCCGCGACATCTGCGTCGCCGACGTCCACCTCCCCGACGGCTCCGGTCTCACCCTGCTCTCCGAGACCCGCGCCGCGGGCTGGCCCAACGGGCTCGCCCTGTCCGCCGCCGACGACATCGGCGCCGTCCGCAACGCACTCGCCGGCGGCGTCAAGGGCTACGTCGTCACCGGCACCCGGGCCGGTGTCGGCCTGCCCGGCCGGCCCGGCGCCGCACCCATCGGCGCCGCCGCCGCACGCCTGCACCGCCGTCCCCCGGGCGCCCCGAGCCACCCGGGCGGCTACCGCGAACTGTCCGGCCGTGAGGTGGAGGTGCTGCGGCTGGTCGCCGAGGGCCAGTCGAACAAGGCCATCGGCGTCTCGATGGGCCTGTCCGCGCTGACCGTCAAGAGCCACCTCGCCCGGATCGCCCGCAAGCTCGGCACCGGCGACCGCGCCGGAATGGTCGCGGTCGCGCTGCGGACCGGGATCATCCACTGA
- a CDS encoding ribonuclease D has translation MTDAQETAAASSLRTTGGAPPDDGGSTAPGAPTPLLEPREGIPPVVADEETLAEVIAAFAAGTGPVAVDAERASGYRYGQRAYLVQLRRAGAGTALVDPVACPDLSALGDALADTEWVLHAATQDLPCLREIGMIPTRLFDTELAGRLAGFPRVGLGAMVESVLGYVLEKGHSAVDWSTRPLPEPWLRYAALDVELLVDLRDALEAELEHQGKLEWARQEFAAIAAAPPAEPRKDPWRRTSGMHKVRRRRQLAVVRELWQTRDRIAQRRDVSPGKVLPDAAIVEAALAVPATVHALAALGGFGHRMGRRQLEQWQAAVDRARALSESQLPLPGQPVTGPPPPRAWADKDPAAAARLSAARAKISTLAERLNMPQENLITPDTVRRVCWEPPHSADAQGIADVLGSLGARAWQVELVTPVLVEALGTGAA, from the coding sequence GTGACCGACGCCCAAGAAACCGCAGCAGCCAGTTCACTGCGAACCACCGGAGGCGCCCCTCCGGACGACGGCGGATCTACTGCTCCGGGGGCACCGACGCCCTTGCTGGAACCCCGCGAGGGGATCCCGCCCGTGGTCGCCGACGAGGAGACGCTGGCGGAGGTGATCGCCGCGTTCGCCGCGGGCACCGGGCCCGTCGCCGTCGACGCCGAGCGGGCCTCCGGTTACCGCTACGGACAGCGCGCCTACCTCGTCCAGCTACGCCGGGCCGGGGCCGGGACCGCGCTCGTCGACCCCGTCGCCTGCCCCGACCTCTCCGCGCTCGGGGACGCCCTCGCCGACACCGAGTGGGTACTGCACGCCGCGACCCAGGACCTGCCGTGCCTGCGCGAGATAGGCATGATCCCCACCCGCCTCTTCGACACCGAACTCGCCGGGCGGCTCGCCGGGTTCCCCCGCGTGGGGCTCGGGGCCATGGTCGAGAGCGTCCTCGGATACGTCCTGGAGAAGGGGCACTCCGCCGTCGACTGGTCCACCCGCCCGCTGCCCGAACCGTGGCTGCGCTACGCCGCACTCGACGTGGAGCTGCTGGTCGACCTGCGCGACGCGCTGGAGGCCGAGCTGGAGCACCAGGGCAAGCTGGAGTGGGCCCGGCAGGAGTTCGCCGCGATCGCCGCCGCGCCGCCCGCCGAGCCCCGCAAGGACCCCTGGCGGCGCACGTCCGGGATGCACAAGGTGCGCCGGCGCCGGCAGCTCGCGGTCGTGCGGGAGCTGTGGCAGACGCGCGACCGGATCGCGCAGCGGCGTGACGTGTCGCCGGGCAAGGTGCTGCCCGACGCGGCCATCGTCGAGGCCGCGCTCGCCGTGCCGGCCACCGTGCACGCGCTCGCGGCGCTGGGCGGGTTCGGGCACCGGATGGGGCGGCGTCAGCTGGAGCAGTGGCAGGCCGCCGTCGACCGCGCGCGGGCGCTGAGCGAGTCTCAGCTGCCGTTGCCGGGACAGCCGGTGACCGGGCCGCCGCCGCCGCGCGCGTGGGCCGACAAAGACCCCGCCGCCGCGGCCCGGCTCAGCGCCGCCCGCGCGAAGATCTCCACGCTGGCCGAGCGGCTGAACATGCCTCAGGAGAACCTGATCACGCCGGACACGGTGCGGCGGGTGTGCTGGGAGCCGCCGCACTCCGCCGACGCGCAGGGGATCGCGGACGTGCTGGGTTCGCTCGGAGCGCGGGCGTGGCAGGTGGAGCTGGTGACGCCGGTGCTGGTGGAGGCGCTGGGGACCGGCGCCGCGTGA